A part of Perca fluviatilis chromosome 15, GENO_Pfluv_1.0, whole genome shotgun sequence genomic DNA contains:
- the LOC120573975 gene encoding testis-expressed protein 2-like — MSSGTPFGPPHFHSSSWLTASMEDSKLIFSLDGHNDGPIVAFSKDKPQDRASQPNISLGMDLDLSLGHHSQSPFLSHSPSSPGSLADLSASSADLLVTTNLVKSSSTDLKPRESSSLRGKPLLSLVKSLSTEISRRVEPEVNLSKSDSKLHLHPWKQLPCPKIRSEAGELNENDDWVSPPSTGGIPPPEPRGSSLIAELEDTRRKFSEAMQDPLSMLSKIMGDESPGSPKQGRASCAGDSPSSQGSCGRDGGSEDADLKCRRRAEGEHRGVCDTPLRRLQKGSLTKSCVSLERHRSDSHLEMRTYGDKIQALELQNGSRGKHHRIYTQSRITVPGSSLPLHWLFPVGLLAYGFFVLPLPSYVTGLSVGVACGFMLGLVVVFMFAPQRSSARNNRGSRFSKSRPLIMDPMDGELTDPEILEGWMNETLSYDPETVHPSITHSVYVTLEDSQLRLAYPRANIPRWAAFDETSHEAVFLRFRTFKLANCKVSLLPPGLARKRIWNRKYPICITLAEGEVGEESMVEGQEEEERAERHVIQDPHFPVTLYLFGRTGREKEEWFQHFLSAAKSSVSREENAETPCGGDGAKESTEELHDFLGAIKTRTLLEYSTYMTQLIGSQSCNPTLSPCNSEKGSPTTHKKINNEEHGSGGQPGAEPSAGSLADGCSAEGQPTWVNSLVGRIFWDFLQEKYWTDQVAHKIQKKLSKIKLPYFMNELTLADLDMGTCLPQVLSTSTPTLDRRGLWLELEVVYTGCLQMTLETKMNLCKLGKDGEDEAHSVLETQQLGSKPRLCILADSDEESSSAGSSDEEEVPSSEPQGSLGDKNTVLEAEGHTGGSTSRKILRFVDKIAKSKYFQKATENEYIRKKIAEVSNMPLMLSVEVLELSGTLAINIPPPPTDRIWYSFRVPPRLDLHVRPTLGEREVTFTHVTEWIEKKLQCEFQKVLVMPNMDDLYLPLMTSGLDNPPASHQSSIHSSSHQSSMEEYLSE; from the exons ATGTCTTCAGGGACACCGTTTGGTCCACCACATTTTCACAGTAGCTCCTGGTTGACTGCCAGCATGGAAGACAGCAAGCTCATCTTCAGCCTGGACGGCCACAATGACGGTCCCATCGTGGCCTTTTCCAAAGACAAACCGCAGGACCGGGCGAGCCAGCCTAACATCAGCCTGGGGATGGATCTGGACCTGAGCCTAGGTCACCACTCCCAGTCCCCCTTCCTGTCTCACTCCCCCTCATCCCCGGGCTCTTTAGCTGATCTGTCAGCATCATCAGCAGATCTGCTTGTCACCACCAACCTGGTCAAATCCTCCTCCACAGACCTGAAGCCGAGGGAGAGCAGCTCCCTGCGAGGCAAACCTCTGCTCAGCTTGGTCAAGTCCCTGAGCACCGAGATTTCTCGCCGGGTCGAGCCAGAGGTCAACCTCTCCAAGTCAGACTCCAAGTTGCATTTGCATCCCTGGAAGCAGCTTCCCTGTCCGAAAATCAGGTCTGAAGCAGGAGAGCTGAATGAGAATGATGACTGGGTATCACCTCCTTCCACAGGCGGCATACCCCCCCCTGAACCTCGGGGAAGCTCTCTGATTGCTGAGCTGGAGGACACACGGAGGAAGTTCTCCGAGGCCATGCAGGATCCGCTGAGCATGCTGAGTAAGATTATGGGGGACGAAAGCCCCGGCAGCCCCAAGCAGGGGAGGGCTTCTTGTGCCGGAGACTCCCCGTCCTCCCAAGGCAGCTGTGGAAGAGACGGGGGTAGTGAAGATGCAGACCTTAAGTGCCGGAGGAGAGCTGAAGGGGAGCACAGAGGTGTGTGTGACACGCCTCTGAGACGACTGCAAAAGGGCTCCTTAACGAAATCCTGTGTCTCCCTAGAACGCCACAGAAGTGACAGCCATTTAGAAATGCGTACTTATGGAGATAAGATTCAGGCGTTGGAGCTCCAGAATGGGTCCAGAGGGAAACATCATAGAATTTACACCCAGTCTCGAATCACAGTGCCAGGCTCATCGCTGCCTCTTCACTGGCTCTTTCCTGTGGGTCTTCTTGCTTAcggtttctttgtgttgcccCTGCCCTCCTATGTGACTGGTCTGTCCGTGGGGGTTGCTTGCGGCTTTATGTTGGGTCTGGTGGTAGTGTTCATGTTTGCCCCGCAACGCTCATCTGCCAGAAACAACAGGGGCTCTCGTTTCAGTAAATCCAGACCCCTGATCATGGATCCAATGGATGGAGAGCTCACAGATCCAGAAATCCTAGAG GGCTGGATGAATGAGACACTCAGCTACGACCCTGAGACCGTCCACCCCTCCATCACACACTCTGTCTATGTTACCCTTGAGGACAGCCAGCTGCGTCTGGCGTACCCACGTGCTAACATCCCCCGGTGGGCAGCGTTTGATGAGACGTCCCatgaagctgtgtttttgcgTTTCCGCACTTTCAAGCTGGCTAACTGTAAG GTGTCTCTGTTGCCACCTGGTTTGGCCCGCAAGAGGATCTGGAACAGGAAGTACCCCATTTGCATCACTTTGGCTGAAGGAGAGGTAGGGGAGGAGAGTATGGTTGAAgggcaggaggaggaagaaagggCAGAGAGACACGTCATTCAGGACCCCCATTTTCCTGTCACCCTGTACCTGTTTGGCCGCACaggaagagaaaaggaggagtgGTTCCAGCACTTCCTGTCTGCAGCCAAGAGCAGTGTAAGCAGGGAGGAGAATGCAG AAACACCATGTGGTGGAGACGGTGCTAAAGAAAGCACAGAAGAGCTGCACGACTTTCTGGGAGCTATAAAAACAAGAACACTATTGGAGTACAGCACCTACATGACTCAGCTGATTGGCTCGCAGAGCTGCAATCCCACCCTCAGCCCCTGCAATAGTGAAAAAGGAAGCCCCACAACCCACAAGAAG ATTAACAATGAAGAGCACGGATCTGGAGGTCAACCTGGAGCTGAGCCCAGTGCAGGTTCATTGGCAGATGGATGCTCTGCAGAAGGCCAACCCACCTGGGTGAACTCCCTGGTAGGACGAATCTTCTGGGACTTTCTGCAGGAGAAGTACTGGACCGATCAGGTGGCGCACAAGATCCAGAAGAAACTCAGCAAGATCAAG TTGCCATACTTTATGAATGAGCTGACTCTGGCTGATCTAGATATGGGCACTTGTCTACCTCAAGTCCTCAGCACCTCCACACCTACACTGGATCGCAGAG GCCTATGGCTGGAGCTGGAGGTGGTGTACACAGGCTGCCTTCAGATGACTCTGGAGACTAAGATGAACCTGTGTAAACTGGGTAAAGATGGAGAGGACGAGGCTCACAGCGTTCTAGAGACACAGCAACTGGG CTCTAAGCCCAGGCTATGTATACTGGCTGATAGTGATGAAGAGTCATCCAGCGCAGGCTCGTCTGATGAAGAGGAAGTCCCCTCTTCTGAGCCACAGGGGTCTCTGGGAGATAAGAACACAGTGTTAGAGGCTGAAGG GCACACTGGTGGCAGCACAAGTAGGAAGATTTTGAGATTTGTGGACAAGATAGCGAAGTCCAAGTACTTCCAGAAAGCCACCGAGAACGAGTACATCAGGAAGAAGATTGCTGAGGTTTCCAACATGCCTCTGATGCTCAGCGTCGAGGTCCTAGAGCTCTCTGGTACTCTGGCCATAAACATCCCACCTCCACCTACTGACAGGATATG GTACAGTTTCCGGGTGCCTCCCAGGTTAGACCTGCATGTGCGACCCACGCTCGGGGAGAGGGAGGTCACCTTCACTCATGTCACTGAGTGGATCGAGAAAAAACTCCAGTGTGAGTTCCAG AAAGTGCTTGTGATGCCCAATATGGACGATCTATATCTGCCCCTGATGACATCTGGCCTGGACAACCCACCTGCATCCCACCAATCCTCAATCCATTCCTCATCCCACCAATCCTCCATGGAGGAGTACCTGTCAGAGTAG
- the LOC120573979 gene encoding 60S ribosomal protein L3-like encodes MSHRKFHAPRHGHMGFLPHKRCKKHRGKVRTWPKDDPSHPVHLTAFLGYKAGMTHTLREMHRTGLKQAKREEVEAVTIIDTPPVIVVGVVGYIETVRGLRSFKTIFAEHLSDDCKRRFYKNWYKSKKKAFTKYSKKWQDETGKKQLDKDFTQMKKYCSVIRVIVHTQMRLLPISQKKAHIAEVQLNGGSISDKVDWAKERLEQAVPVSAVFYQDEMIDIIGVTRGRGFKGVTSRWHTKKLPRKTHKGLRKVACIGAWHPARVAYTEARAGQKGYHHRTELNKKIYRIGRAVHVQDGKVIRNNASTSYDTSQKSITPMGSFPHYGDVNNDFVMVKGCVVGPKKRVLTLRKSLLVHTSRKSKETIELKFIDTTSKFGHGRFQTAQEKRAFMGPMKKDALKTLPEPLTEEA; translated from the exons ATG TCTCATCGTAAATTCCACGCACCCCGCCATGGACACATGGGGTTCCTGCCCCACAAGCGTTGCAAGAAGCATAGGGGCAAGGTGCGCACATGGCCTAAAGATGACCCCAGCCATCCTGTCCACCTCACTGCCTTCCTGGGATACAAGGCTGGCATGACCCACACACTGAGGGAAATGCACCGCACTGGCCTCA AGCAAGCAAAGCGAGAGGAAGTAGAGGCGGTTACCATCATTGACACTCCTCCAGTCATTGTGGTGGGGGTAGTGGGATACATTGAGACTGTCCGTGGCTTGCGTTCCTTCAAAACCATCTTTGCTGAGCATCTCAGTGATGATTGCAAGCGCAGATTTTATAAAAACTG GTACAAGAGCAAGAAGAAGGCCTTCACAAAGTACAGTAAGAAGTGGCAGGATGAGACAGGAAAGAAACAGCTGGACAAGGATTTCACTCAGATGAAGAAATACTGTTCAGTAATCAGGGTTATTGTTCACACTCAG ATGCGATTGCTGCCCATATCGCAGAAAAAGGCCCACATCGCAGAGGTGCAGCTAAACGGGGGAAGTATCTCTGACAAGGTGGACTGGGCTAAGGAGCGCCTGGAGCAAGCTGTGCCTGTCTCTGCCGTCTTCTACCAGGATGAGATGATTGACATCATTGGAGTCACCAGGGGTCGTGGCTTCAAAG GTGTGACAAGCCGTTGGCACACAAAGAAGCTTCCCAGGAAGACTCACAAGGGTCTGAGGAAGGTGGCCTGTATTGGAGCCTGGCATCCGGCCCGTGTGGCGTACACTGAAGCACGTGCTGGTCAAAAGGGCTATCATCACCGCACTGAGCTCAACAAGAAG ATCTACCGTATTGGTAGGGCTGTGCACGTCCAGGATGGAAAGGTGATCCGCAACAATGCCTCCACTAGCTACGACACCAGCCAGAAGTCCATCACGCCCATG GGAAGCTTCCCCCACTATGGTGACGTGAATAATGACTTTGTCATGGTGAAGGGATGCGTGGTCGGGCCAAAGAAACGTGTCCTCACCCTCAGAAAG TCTTTGCTCGTGCACACATCTCGCAAGTCCAAGGAGACCATCGAGCTCAAGTTCATTGACACCACTTCCAAATTTGGTCATGGCCGCTTCCAAACTGCCCAGGAGAAGAGGGCATTTATG GGGCCTATGAAGAAAGATGCCCTGAAAACACTGCCGGAGCCTCTGACCGAGGAGGCCTGA